A portion of the Thermosediminibacter oceani DSM 16646 genome contains these proteins:
- the atpF gene encoding F0F1 ATP synthase subunit B, whose amino-acid sequence MLLNPFTVILQLINVAILFYFMNRFFFRPVREFLEKRDESIKRKFDEAEERLKEARQLYENYREKLDRAGEEVRAMVEVAREQARAIKEEAEREAKERSSMLLARAREEIEREKERAISEVKSRVAELSVMLAAKIIEERLNPQEHRYLIRRAIERMGDEKWVQ is encoded by the coding sequence GTGCTCCTCAACCCATTTACGGTTATTCTTCAACTGATAAACGTGGCCATCCTGTTTTACTTTATGAACAGATTTTTTTTCAGGCCCGTCCGCGAATTTCTGGAAAAGAGGGATGAATCAATTAAAAGAAAGTTCGATGAGGCGGAGGAACGACTGAAGGAAGCACGGCAGCTCTACGAAAATTACAGGGAAAAGCTGGACAGGGCCGGGGAGGAAGTCCGGGCGATGGTCGAAGTGGCCCGGGAGCAGGCGAGGGCCATTAAGGAAGAGGCCGAACGGGAAGCGAAAGAAAGGTCTTCCATGCTCCTTGCCCGAGCCCGGGAGGAAATAGAGAGGGAAAAAGAAAGAGCTATTTCCGAAGTAAAGTCGAGGGTGGCCGAACTTTCGGTGATGCTGGCTGCAAAGATTATAGAGGAGCGGCTGAATCCCCAGGAACACCGTTATCTCATCAGAAGGGCTATTGAGAGAATGGGTGACGAAAAGTGGGTGCAGTAG
- the atpE gene encoding ATP synthase F0 subunit C yields MPGIDGKALILAFSALGAGLAMIGGLGTGIGQGIAAGKAAEAVARQPEAQGDIIRTLLLGDAIAETSAIYCLIIALILIFANPLLRLL; encoded by the coding sequence ATGCCTGGAATTGACGGAAAGGCGCTGATACTTGCTTTTTCGGCTCTGGGAGCTGGGTTGGCAATGATAGGAGGGTTGGGAACCGGTATCGGCCAGGGAATAGCCGCCGGCAAGGCTGCCGAAGCTGTAGCGCGCCAGCCCGAAGCCCAGGGTGACATCATCAGGACGCTGCTTTTAGGCGATGCCATAGCCGAGACCAGCGCAATATATTGCCTCATAATAGCCCTCATTTTAATCTTCGCAAATCCGCTGCTTAGGCTGCTTTAA
- the atpH gene encoding ATP synthase F1 subunit delta, producing MGAVGRVYAGALFSVAKETGKVEEFKDQLYLMRYAVKNSTAFRDFLHHPGIKRQEKKRVISDVFSGILAPEMMNFFGLVIDDGRQNFLDDIYREYMEFYRRYKDYRIARVITAVELTSDEEKDLKATLEKVFGKEVVLKKEVDPSIIGGMVVRIGFQVIDDSIKSRLEELRTIIEG from the coding sequence GTGGGTGCAGTAGGCAGGGTTTACGCCGGTGCCCTTTTTTCGGTGGCAAAGGAAACCGGAAAGGTGGAAGAATTTAAAGACCAGCTTTATCTTATGAGATACGCAGTCAAAAATTCTACCGCCTTTCGGGATTTTCTACATCACCCCGGGATCAAAAGGCAGGAAAAGAAAAGGGTAATCTCGGATGTCTTTTCGGGAATTCTAGCACCGGAGATGATGAACTTTTTCGGCCTGGTGATAGACGATGGCAGGCAGAACTTTCTGGATGACATCTACCGGGAGTACATGGAATTTTACCGAAGGTATAAAGATTACCGCATAGCCAGGGTGATCACCGCAGTAGAGCTTACCTCCGACGAAGAAAAGGATCTAAAGGCAACCCTCGAGAAGGTATTCGGTAAAGAGGTAGTTTTGAAAAAAGAAGTTGACCCGTCGATAATAGGCGGAATGGTCGTAAGGATAGGTTTTCAGGTAATCGACGACAGTATCAAGTCAAGGCTTGAGGAATTAAGGACAATAATAGAAGGGTAA